GATACTTAGGTTTTAAAAGCCTGTTTGGCAACAAGCAGGTTTACTGAGTACGCTATGAGTCGAAGGACCCCGTATTCAGTAATGGAGTGTGGCACCTCCTGTGTTTTACCAGTTCAATTAGCGCTCTTATTTTGGTAGTTGCGCTAGCAACAATAGCTAATCTAATGCTGTACACATGGTGAGACCAAAAACTACGGTTTACTACGTTTTACTGCGTTTTAAGCGTGTCACTAGATAGTAATAATCTAGATATAGGGTCACAAAGAATACAGGGAGATTGTCATGGGGGAGTTAAATACAGCCGAGTTACTAGTTAGGTGCTTGGAAAATGAAGGAGTGGAATACGTCTTTGGACTGCCTGGAGAAGAAAATCTTCATGTTCTACAGGCTTTGAAAAATTCTTCCATTAAGTTCATCACAGTGCGTCACGAACAAGGAGCTTCTTTCATGGCAGACGTGTACGGTCGTCTGACGGGAAAAGCAGGTGTTTGTTTGTCTACTCTCGGTCCTGGCGCAACGAATCTAATGACGGGGGTAGCTGATGCCAATTTGGACGGAGCTCCCTTGGTAGCAATTACCGGACAGGTAGGAACAGACCGGATGCATATAGAATCTCACCAATATCTGGATTTGGTGGCGATGTTTGCGCCGGTGACTAAGTGGAATAAGCAAATTGTCAGACCAAGCAATACTGCAGAAATTATTCGCAAAGCTTTCAAAATCGCCCAATCGGAAAAGCCTGGTGCAGTACATATCGATTTACCGGAAAATATAGCGGCTATGCCCGTGAGTGGGTTGCCTTTGCGTCAAGATGGTCGCGAGAAGACATATGCTTCTTTTCGCAGTACTAATCAAGCGGCCGCAGCTATATCTAAAGCTAAAAACCCTCTAATTTTAGCGGGTAACGGCACAATTAGAGCGAATGCTTCGGAAGCTTTAACGGAATTCGCGACACAATTAAATATTCCTGTCGTTAATACGTTTATGGGTAAAGGGACTATTCCTTATACTCACCCTTTGGCTCTATGGACGGTGGGACTACAACAAAGAGATCACATTAGTTGTGCTTTTGATCGCACCGATTTAGTAATCGCCGTAGGATATGATTTGATTGAGTATTCTCCTAAAAAATGGAATCCTCAAGGAGATATTCCCCTGATTCATATTGGGCCAAATCACGCCGAGATTGACAGTAGCTACATACCTTTAGTGGAAATAGTGGGAGATATTTCTGATTCTTTGCAGGAAATTCTTAAGCGATCTGATCGCAGCAATATGCCAACACCGGCTGCGGCTAGTTTAAGGAGCGAAATTCGTCAGGACTACGAACAATATGCTCATGATACGGGTTTTCCCATCAAGCCACAAAAAATTATTTATGATCTCAGAGAAGTGATGGCACCAGAAGATATCGTTATTTCTGATGTTGGAGCTCATAAAATGTGGATGGCGCGTCACTATCATTGTGATTGTCCCAATACTTGTATTATTTCCAATGGCTTTGCTGCTATGGGTATCGCTATTCCGGGTGCGATCGCGGCTAAATTGGTTCGTCCTCAGCAAAAAGTGGTAGCGGTGACTGGGGATGGTGGTTTTATGATGAATTGTCAAGAGTTAGAGACTGCTTTACGTATCGGGACTCCTTTTGTGACGCTAATTTTTACCGACAATAGCTATGGTTTGATCGGTTGGAAACAGATGGCTCAATTTGGAGAGGTGAATTTCGTTGACTTTAGCAATCCTGATTTCGTCAAATTCGCTGAAAGCATGGGTCTAAAAGGCTACCGTGTGGAGTCGGCAGCTGAGCTAATTCCTACTCTTAAAACTGCTCTAGCGCAGGATGTTCCAGCGGTGATTGATTGTCCCGTTGATTACAGGGAAAATATGAAACTTTCCCAAAAATCAGGGGATCTCAGTTGTCAAATTTGGAAGTAACGTGCGTCACTTATGAAACTCCCCAGTTTTGTTTTGGCTTCTGCTTCTGTGGCGCGTCGCCGTTTACTACAGGGGGTGGGTATTGAACCGATTATCCGCCCTAGTAATTTTGACGAGTCTCAGATTAAAAATGCTGATCCTCTAGAATTAGTTAAGGCTTTGGCTAAGAGCAAAGCGACTCTGGTTGCGCCAGAGTTTGAAGATGCTCTAATTCTAGGGTGTGATTCTCTGTTGGTAGTTGAGGGAAAAATTTATGGTAAGCCAGAAACTCCAGAAGTCGCGATCGCTCGTTGGCTAAGGATGCGCGCTCAACAAGGTACTCTTTACACCGGTCATTGTTTAATCGATCGCCGACAACAACGGACCCTGTTGCGCTCTGGTATCACTCAAGTCTATTTTGGAGATATTACCACCGCAACGATTGAGGCTTACGTTAATAGCGGTGAGCCACTTAATTGTGCTGGGGCTTTTGCTCTTGAAGGTAAGGGGGGTTTGCTGATTGACCGGATCGAGGGCTGTCATAGCAATGTCATTGGCTTAAGCTTACCTTTGTTAAGGGCTATGCTCACGGATTTGGGCTATAAAATTAGTGATTTTTGGGATTAATCTCCCTTTCGATCAACTTACGCATAACTAGACAGTTGCGACCTTGGGAAAGACGTGTGTGCTCTACTTCATCCATTAGTTCATGAATCAAGTATAGTCCACGTCCTTCTTCTTTTTCTAGAGATTGGGATTGAATTGGGCCAAGGGATTGAAGATACTTGATTAGATCAAATGGTTCTCCCCAATCCCACACGCACATCTCCAAGTAGTGAATATAAAGATTAATCTGAATTTCTATAGGGGTGTGAGAAGGAAGATTGTAATGAGCGTGACGCACAATGTTAGTAAACGCTTCGATTAAAGCCACTTGACATTGCCAATACACTTTTTCGGGAATTAGGGGTTTGAGAGTTACTTCAAGCCACTGCAACACCTTTGTTGTCTCAGTTAGTTCCGTTCTTTGTTGGAGACGGAACTGTCTAAGCAACTTTTCTTTTCCCTTAAAAATAATATCTTTTCTTTTAGTATGCGCCACTATTTTTACGGAACAAAATCAAAATAGTACTGAGAATTAACTCTAGATCGTATTTGAGACTCCAATTTTCTTGATAATTGAGGTCTAGTCGGATTACTTCTTCAAAAGTGCGCACTGTTGATCTTCCCTTGACTTGCCATTCTCCGGTCATTCCTGGTTTAACGTTTAAACGTTGCCATTCTGGTACTTCATAGAGTTCTACTTCGTCGGGGGTGGGAGGACGAGTACCCACTAGACTCATTTCGCCTTTGAGTACGTTCCAAAATTGAGGTAATTCGTCTAAGCTGGTTCTACGGAGAAAACGACCCACTCTGGTGATACGTGGATCGTTTTCGCTTTTAAACATTTTAGGATCGCTCAAATCATTCATATCTAACAATTCAGCTTTATATTTTTCTGCGTCCGCTAGCATCGAACGAAATTTCCAAATTCTAAACTTTTTGCCCAACCAACCACAACGTACCTGGCTGAAAAAAATAGGACCGGGACTATTGACTTTGATAGCGATCGCAATGGGAATGAAAAGTATTCCTGTAATCGCTAATCCTACTAAACTTCCTAGGATGTCTATTCCTCGTTTCACCCAAGAACGCACCGAGGGGTGAGTTTCGGGTAAATTTTGATTGGAATTAGTTTTACCGTATCGTATCGGCTTAATTTTTAAAGCCTGGTCTAAACCTGTAATCGTTAACACCTCAAGTACTGAGGTCCCAACGTTGATTAACATGAGCTCTATATGTTTCTCCCTAGTTCCTTTGAGCAGATGAACTAGAGCACCTACACCACTGCTATCAATAAAGCTAGTATATTGACAATCAATCAGAATTGTTTCGACAGAAGTTTGTCTGAGTAGTTGATCGCAAGCAGTTTTAAAAGCCATGGCTTCTAGTACGCTCACGCGAACTGGCAATTTAATCGTTGGATTATTATCAGAGTAACTCACTGTCAAATTGGGTGGAGTCATTGGGATAGTCATTATTTTTTTGACACTTTTTTAGAAGTTTGGTTACTGATAACCTTTAGTCATTGATTCTAAGCTTAATTTTCTGTCTTAACAAGGTTAAGTCAAAATCATTTTATTGTTTCATTCCTTGCTCTTACCATCTCTTGTACCAAGAGGGGCATGATCTTTTATTTAGTTCTTTTTTTGCCCAGGTTAAATCACTTGAGCCACTGATGTTTAGTTACAAGTCTGGGTTAATGCTAACACATTTCCCGAACACTCGCGCGCCTGAATTCCTTGAGTTATATTTATTAATTGAAAGTCTGAAGAGTTAATGTTTTGCAAGATACAAAAGTAAGTATAGCCTCCGGGTCGCAAATTGCCGCTGATGGGGGTGTGGCTGTGACTGCTAAAGGAGGAAATGGGGTTGATGCGGCGATCGCCTCGGCGTTAGTTTCTCTGTGTACCGATCCAGGGGTAATCGCACCAGGTGCTGGTGGTTTTATTACTATTTACCCTCCTGGAGGAGAACCAATTGTTATAGATGGCTACGCCGAAATGCCAGGTAAAGGTCTTAATGCGTTTCAATTTGGACAGGGGACTCAAGAAGTATTTTTAGAGTATGGAGGGGGAATGCGGACGGTGATTGGTTATGGTTCCATCGCCACCCCGGGAATTTTGGCGGCTTTAGCTATAGCGCATCAAAAATATGGGATTCTACCCTGGTCAGAGGTTCTGCAACCGAGTATTGATTGGGCAACTAGAGGATTTCCCCTATCCGCAGTTGGGGCTAATTATCTGGCTATCACCCATAAGGTAATTTTTGGTTGGCATCAGGACAGTTATCAACCTTTGCATCGTCCTGACGGAAGCTGTTTAAAAAAGGGAGAAATTGTTTACGTACCCCATCTAGCAGAAAGTTTACAACAGATCGCACAAGAAGGTGTAGAAAGTTTTTATCAAGGGGAATTAGGACAAAAAATCACTAGGGAAATCCAAGCTAACGGAGGGTTACTTACGGCGAGGGATTTGGCGGAGTATCGTGGGATTGAGCGATCGCCTCTTGTGATTAATTTTGGTGAGTGGCAAATCATTACCAACCCACCCCCTGCGATCGGTGGTGCTTGTTTAGGGGCTATGTTATTACTAGCACAACAACAGCCTTTTACCCAGTGGGATGCTCCATCTGTTAAACGTATGGTGGACATTCAACAAGCTGTTTTAAATTACCGTGGTCAGCACTTGGGACAAATAGAGGAATTAACTCCAAAGGTAGAAAGATTATTGACGTTAGCCCGCATGGGTGAATTATATCCTTTGCAGCAATCTCCCTCTACTATCCATACTTCGGCGGTAGATAGTAATGGTTTAGGCTGTTCTATCAGTGCGTCTGCGGGTTATGGTTCGGGGGTGATGATTTCTGGTACTGGTTTGTGGTTCAACAATTCTCTAGGGGAGTTGGAGTTACATCCAGAAGGGTTAAAGAGTATTACCCCTGGCTGTCGCCTAGTTTCTAACATGGCTCCTACTATAGCGCGTAAGGATGACGGTACGGTTTTAGCGATCGGCTCTCCTGGTGCTTCTCGTATTACTAGTGCGATCGCTTTTGCTTTAATTAATTTTATTCAGCTCAAAATGCCTTTAGCTGAAGCTATTGCTGCGCCTCGTCTTCATGTGGAGGTCTTTGAAGATAATCTAGCTGTGGCGTTTGAACCTGGTTTAAATATAGAGGATGTTTCTGGGGTAACACTTCGTCCCTTTACAGAGCGATCGATGTATTTTGGAGGAGTACAGGCAGCTTTATGGAGTCCTGATACTGGACTGTTGCACGCGGCTGATCCTCGTCGGGTGGGCGGAGTAGCTTATGGGAGGTTTTAATCCTGGAAATTTTCCAATGTCAAATTGCTTTTTTGTGGTCAAATACGGCGACTGGGCTTGGTGCCTGAAGGAGCTAAAAATTCTAGAGATAATCCCGAGGAAAGGTCAACAAGGCTACAATCATAATTAGTTTAGTCGTGAGACACAGACAACAATGATCTTAAAATTAAGCAAGATTGGTAATTCTCTGGGAACAACTTTTCCTCCAGAAATAATCGAAAAACTAAACTGGAAAGAAGGAGATACAATTTATGTGCATGAGACTACCGAAGGAATCGAATTGATCCACTGTGATTCTGAATTTGAAATTGTCATGGAAGCAAGTGAAGAAATTACGCGCAGGTATCATAAGGCTCTGCGAGATTTGGCAAGTTGAATCAATATCTTTGGATAAGTGAAGCCCAAGCTAGAGCAATTCATCGACAACAACTAGACTTGTTTGGTGGCGCTCCCGGAATCCTTGATGCGGGAAAACTATCTTCTGCTCTGGCTAGACCTCGACATATTTACACTTATAATCCAAGTTTCAATATTTACCAGTTAGCAGCAGCTTACGCTTGGGGATTAGTTAGAAATCACCCTTTCGTTGATGGCAACAAACGTTGTGCTTTTGTAATTATGGCAGTTTTTCTTAAAGTTAACGGTATTGATCTGATTCTTCGGGAAGCTGAAGTTGTTACAACTATGTTAGCTTTAGCTTCGGGTGAAATGTCAGAAGAAGAACTTGCCGCTTGGCTTCAAAAAAGCTAAGTGCCGCGATCGCAATGTGAGAAATTTATCGCTTTAGCTCTTGTGGGAGAGGAAAACAGACCTACACTCGATATGGTGTAGGTAGGTAGTATTTTAGCCTCTGGTTTTTTCTGCCCAGACTCGGGTGGGTAATCCCCAGATATAGATAAAGCCCTCAGCGGCGCGGTGATCGAATTGATCCTCAGCGCCATAGGTCGCTAAACTGGGAGCATAAATAGAGTTTTCCGATTCACGTCCAACGATGGTGGCGTTACCTTTATGGAATTTGACTCGCACTGAACCCGTGACGCGTTCTTGGGTGTTTAATATAAAGGCGTCTAAAGCTTGTTTAAGAGGGTTGTACCAAAGTCCTTGGTAGATGAGTTCGCTGTAGGTTTGTTCGATACCTCGCTTATATCGAGTCACATCGGCGGTGAGAGTGAGACTTTCTAAATCGCGATGGGCAGCAATTAACACTAACAAAGCGGGGGTTTCGTAAATTTCTCGGGATTTAATACCGACAACGCGATTTTCAATCATGTCAATGCGTCCCACACCGTGGTTACCAGCAACTTCATTGAGTCGAGTAATCAGGGTAACAGGGTCTAAATTTTTACCATCGAGGTGAGTGGGAAGACCTTTGGTAAAGCCGATGGTAATATATTCTGGTTGCTCGGGGGTATCGGCGATCGCTTTGGTCATTAAATAAATTTCCTCGGGGGGTTCGTGCATAGGATCTTCAAGGGGACCCGCTTCGATACTACGTCCGAGGAGATTGCGATCGATGCTGTAGGGGGAAGATTTTTTCACGGGTGATTCTATACCGAACTTTTCACCATAGGCGATCGTTTCTTCGCGACTCATACCCCATTCTCTAGCGGGTGCTAGGACTTTGAGATTGGGATTTAAAGCCATGATGGCTAAATCGAAGCGTACTTGGTCATTACCTTTAGCTGTGCAACCATGAGCTACTGCATCGGCGCCGTACTTAACTGCGGCTTCTACGAGCATTTTAGCAATGAGGGGACGAGCTAGAGCCGTGGACAAAGGATAGCGATTTTCATAGAGTGCGTTAGCTTGAATTGCTGGAAAGGCATATTCTGTAACAAAGGCTTCTACTCCATCTACTACTAGAGATTCTACCGCTCCACATCTGAGAGCTTTCTCTTTAATTGGTCCTAGTTCTTCTCCTTGTCCCAAATCTGCGGCTAGAGTAATTATCTCTTTTACGCCCCATTCATTTATAAGATAAGGAATACAGACGGAGGTGTCTACCCCCCCGGAATAAGCGAGCACTACTTTATGAGCACGAACCATATCTACTTAAACTCAAAAAACAATTGATTCGCTATTTTAGCCTTTTATCTTGGATAAAATTCATTACTGTTAAGAAAAGACTATTTTTTTCTACAAACAGTATCTAAAAATACATTTATTCTTTAAAGAGCAAAAATGTCCCCACTCTGGGCTAAATTGATTAATGGTTAGTCAAGAAGATAATATTTATGAAAGCATCCGAAATCATGACCGAAGATGTGATTACCATTCGTGGCTCAGCTAGCGTAGCCGAAGCTGTGCGATTGATGAAAGAAAATCAGATTCATGCTTTAATCGTAGACAGACGCAATGAAGAAGACGCCTATGGTATTGTTACAGATTCAGACGTTGTTTATAAAGTAACTGCCTATGGCAAAGATCCCAAAAAAGTCAAAGTATACGAAATAATGACCAAACCCTGTATTGCGGTTAATCCCAATTTAGCTGTAGAATACGTAGCGCGTTTGTTTGCTCAGACTCAGATTCAAAGAGCGCCTGTTATCCAAAACACTTTATTAGGCATTATCTCAATTACCGATATTCTGACTAAGAGCGATTTTGTTGAAGCCCCCAGCACGGTTATTTTACAAGATGAAATTGAGAAGTACCGCACCGCAGCGCGAGCCATTTGTGCAGAAAAGGGACCAACCTCTCGTGAATGCGCAGTAGCTTGGGATATTGTAGAAGAGTTGCAAGCGACAGCGGCTTATCAAAGAGCTGAAAAAATAGAAAAGACTTATTTTGAGGAATACTGTGAGGAAAATCCTGATGCTTTAGAAGCGAGAATGTATGATGCCTAATTAAATAGAGGGAATCAGCTATCTTTATTTGTGATAACTGATTCTGGTAATTAAGCGCTTTCGAGCCATTCATAGATTTTGTCTAATTCTTGAAGAGTAACTAAGCCGTATTTCCAGAGTATCATGGGGAGTAAGCCAGAATTCTCTTCGACGGAACGCTCAGCCATAGAAATAGATCTAGTGGGGAGGGACAATTCTTGAGTTAAAAATTCTAAAAAGCGTGAGTATGTAATTGGTGACATGGGCATAGTTATATCCTCTCATTTTATATTTTTTTTATTTCAACACCTGTTATTACCTCCCTAACCCTGGTAGCA
This genomic window from Gloeocapsa sp. PCC 73106 contains:
- a CDS encoding type II toxin-antitoxin system death-on-curing family toxin; the encoded protein is MNQYLWISEAQARAIHRQQLDLFGGAPGILDAGKLSSALARPRHIYTYNPSFNIYQLAAAYAWGLVRNHPFVDGNKRCAFVIMAVFLKVNGIDLILREAEVVTTMLALASGEMSEEELAAWLQKS
- a CDS encoding acetolactate synthase large subunit — encoded protein: MGELNTAELLVRCLENEGVEYVFGLPGEENLHVLQALKNSSIKFITVRHEQGASFMADVYGRLTGKAGVCLSTLGPGATNLMTGVADANLDGAPLVAITGQVGTDRMHIESHQYLDLVAMFAPVTKWNKQIVRPSNTAEIIRKAFKIAQSEKPGAVHIDLPENIAAMPVSGLPLRQDGREKTYASFRSTNQAAAAISKAKNPLILAGNGTIRANASEALTEFATQLNIPVVNTFMGKGTIPYTHPLALWTVGLQQRDHISCAFDRTDLVIAVGYDLIEYSPKKWNPQGDIPLIHIGPNHAEIDSSYIPLVEIVGDISDSLQEILKRSDRSNMPTPAAASLRSEIRQDYEQYAHDTGFPIKPQKIIYDLREVMAPEDIVISDVGAHKMWMARHYHCDCPNTCIISNGFAAMGIAIPGAIAAKLVRPQQKVVAVTGDGGFMMNCQELETALRIGTPFVTLIFTDNSYGLIGWKQMAQFGEVNFVDFSNPDFVKFAESMGLKGYRVESAAELIPTLKTALAQDVPAVIDCPVDYRENMKLSQKSGDLSCQIWK
- a CDS encoding AbrB/MazE/SpoVT family DNA-binding domain-containing protein; amino-acid sequence: MILKLSKIGNSLGTTFPPEIIEKLNWKEGDTIYVHETTEGIELIHCDSEFEIVMEASEEITRRYHKALRDLAS
- a CDS encoding DUF2949 domain-containing protein; translated protein: MSPITYSRFLEFLTQELSLPTRSISMAERSVEENSGLLPMILWKYGLVTLQELDKIYEWLESA
- a CDS encoding ATP-binding protein; the encoded protein is MLRQFRLQQRTELTETTKVLQWLEVTLKPLIPEKVYWQCQVALIEAFTNIVRHAHYNLPSHTPIEIQINLYIHYLEMCVWDWGEPFDLIKYLQSLGPIQSQSLEKEEGRGLYLIHELMDEVEHTRLSQGRNCLVMRKLIEREINPKNH
- a CDS encoding argininosuccinate synthase, producing the protein MVRAHKVVLAYSGGVDTSVCIPYLINEWGVKEIITLAADLGQGEELGPIKEKALRCGAVESLVVDGVEAFVTEYAFPAIQANALYENRYPLSTALARPLIAKMLVEAAVKYGADAVAHGCTAKGNDQVRFDLAIMALNPNLKVLAPAREWGMSREETIAYGEKFGIESPVKKSSPYSIDRNLLGRSIEAGPLEDPMHEPPEEIYLMTKAIADTPEQPEYITIGFTKGLPTHLDGKNLDPVTLITRLNEVAGNHGVGRIDMIENRVVGIKSREIYETPALLVLIAAHRDLESLTLTADVTRYKRGIEQTYSELIYQGLWYNPLKQALDAFILNTQERVTGSVRVKFHKGNATIVGRESENSIYAPSLATYGAEDQFDHRAAEGFIYIWGLPTRVWAEKTRG
- a CDS encoding sugar transferase — protein: MTIPMTPPNLTVSYSDNNPTIKLPVRVSVLEAMAFKTACDQLLRQTSVETILIDCQYTSFIDSSGVGALVHLLKGTREKHIELMLINVGTSVLEVLTITGLDQALKIKPIRYGKTNSNQNLPETHPSVRSWVKRGIDILGSLVGLAITGILFIPIAIAIKVNSPGPIFFSQVRCGWLGKKFRIWKFRSMLADAEKYKAELLDMNDLSDPKMFKSENDPRITRVGRFLRRTSLDELPQFWNVLKGEMSLVGTRPPTPDEVELYEVPEWQRLNVKPGMTGEWQVKGRSTVRTFEEVIRLDLNYQENWSLKYDLELILSTILILFRKNSGAY
- a CDS encoding gamma-glutamyltransferase, with the protein product MQDTKVSIASGSQIAADGGVAVTAKGGNGVDAAIASALVSLCTDPGVIAPGAGGFITIYPPGGEPIVIDGYAEMPGKGLNAFQFGQGTQEVFLEYGGGMRTVIGYGSIATPGILAALAIAHQKYGILPWSEVLQPSIDWATRGFPLSAVGANYLAITHKVIFGWHQDSYQPLHRPDGSCLKKGEIVYVPHLAESLQQIAQEGVESFYQGELGQKITREIQANGGLLTARDLAEYRGIERSPLVINFGEWQIITNPPPAIGGACLGAMLLLAQQQPFTQWDAPSVKRMVDIQQAVLNYRGQHLGQIEELTPKVERLLTLARMGELYPLQQSPSTIHTSAVDSNGLGCSISASAGYGSGVMISGTGLWFNNSLGELELHPEGLKSITPGCRLVSNMAPTIARKDDGTVLAIGSPGASRITSAIAFALINFIQLKMPLAEAIAAPRLHVEVFEDNLAVAFEPGLNIEDVSGVTLRPFTERSMYFGGVQAALWSPDTGLLHAADPRRVGGVAYGRF
- a CDS encoding CP12 domain-containing protein translates to MKASEIMTEDVITIRGSASVAEAVRLMKENQIHALIVDRRNEEDAYGIVTDSDVVYKVTAYGKDPKKVKVYEIMTKPCIAVNPNLAVEYVARLFAQTQIQRAPVIQNTLLGIISITDILTKSDFVEAPSTVILQDEIEKYRTAARAICAEKGPTSRECAVAWDIVEELQATAAYQRAEKIEKTYFEEYCEENPDALEARMYDA
- a CDS encoding nucleoside triphosphate pyrophosphatase; its protein translation is MKLPSFVLASASVARRRLLQGVGIEPIIRPSNFDESQIKNADPLELVKALAKSKATLVAPEFEDALILGCDSLLVVEGKIYGKPETPEVAIARWLRMRAQQGTLYTGHCLIDRRQQRTLLRSGITQVYFGDITTATIEAYVNSGEPLNCAGAFALEGKGGLLIDRIEGCHSNVIGLSLPLLRAMLTDLGYKISDFWD